One window of the Podospora pseudocomata strain CBS 415.72m chromosome 7, whole genome shotgun sequence genome contains the following:
- a CDS encoding hypothetical protein (EggNog:ENOG503NWZB; COG:S; BUSCO:EOG092604ML) → MAEFRVLEGLQALHSELVAVRQHRFDNISVLENLIELHSDNLKALVDKTPRNSTHRNDITNKKVIKTKDGEFKVNDDFIFETLKVADELDLDEYEAGRIILDCQDEDDSEIQSRPLWECGLIRFHQERKYLLDCMRLCIELANDEEMDDNLKDAFGKILEEKIFVKGSSKKIVARCMEAMQTIKAMLQSINERVASRYMLEQASLARPPEAADTIEFSRMSLVEQHECLAMILHAAVEKQYADINDFKQFLGTLKKIDKYDQFLVHLFPVLAAYINVFGSPDGMCDFQQSRQLDQEILKTGDGDSWAISYLGAATRVWWIAEYTGYFQVDNEFDLGGLDLDVEFDKRTKAFTEALKEGAFDFILSVAADCKTEEWQDPSRMGMRQWLQRKSPPLQGDFYYFSHFLQLSLMAHLEVFIDSVITNLPELVRTLKTEEDEQRQLSQTHEQDLDLERFVVIISYAYEDRPDAAMTFFEDPDSALYGFLQWASTKASTPLVSAFCEMLQALACNEETATAAHTFLLDEGHQSSGKMRRSQSLTWNQIFRELEFFAKKLSERPNPAQMQIQRPGKPGTDQGEAEPESAMMLECYVRLIGKLTAESSTCRTRLATTQELMFPEILFRLANANVTPRLRAAVFYSLRSLLVMKSVSESNIIWTLVDNFTMGALDPNNPATVQQQRSPTYQSTYEELQERAFNDLSTGFEEPNAFIQLLTSLVTPYTVSDGLNDTLPFPEFLGVNKRRPGIEIYVDFVFLMFTMKPREIVDQGQLRMLRLSCLEFILACLQTFNEDLIVLGNETNIEIDKAVKTTSLAVYVRLHPFARVMEWMYSEKAITALMDTIHQDQYALSRASPHSPLIQSILRGIQVLIKVLGLQATFVHLVRPVIQSEAGKRRPLTLAKSTYTSIEDGILNHLTLLVDLGKYCNLGVSELTLSCLKLLEKVSTSSKLISAWNPDTHRPGHRNKAIVQLEKDGEGEVIGTSLAASINSVIDPALETESEEYLIKLFILDFLYETLRASPDQPTIAHLLLGFNCELRGLSVAPNGVFDNQRSLFHSLLGVVIELVVNEGDRGMRGYLITLKYKILRIFQLLWKSPLSSTLVMEELRSTNFLFHMLLRESQIVPGLPWNNMTLDDNSFLLSTASVAYIDYLGSRAIVFEYIAKELCSVSQNRIPSIKRQIFDALNGQITLENQETLAAHNIFDFFDFMNVDISWEVAPPQFHFYHELDLSPCVIDAGGAGIQYNLSRVKECIQLKRSEYRDTLAMVPQEGMDEIQAEEQVLLEYLLFNNRRVLVRAVRLELLKKWSDLLLVMFEANEFRGTVKTTFLLQALQAILPTLESLNTDSPPEAFELAKVAKILLYKLDFSDNTGGAPGSETDKIAMGNLVSEKLFQLFQVCLASIVKWNQFAELRGLYYSICYRYLTGVVDNDGGDTRSSSLLTARIRTHKAIQNHGEKLLHVICDDAYGSDTLCQTAAMVLLSALVHISRSSPQTNPTSISVIESLNRLNFIGVLVDSLKTILREWLAIINPPSPLPASTAEATEQYLTAKLCFLLQLAQTKTGAMYILQANLFRALEISGVFAADPELEINPSNTVALEKHYFLLVSLARIITASVLSRGQGNIVQARGFLQRHRMLVVHTLKRAAGIGIVGNGMWGGGEEQQQERSISDGFSFGGTVRGVDSILGGGKKGGDNNNNNNNKEAQRRLEERIGELGESLMVLIGGVGFLEYELDQLPAERASVVNTTLFH, encoded by the exons ATGGCTGAGTTTCGCGTTCTCGAGGGGCTACAGGCCCTCCACTCAGAGCTGGTTGCTGTTCGCCAACACCGTTTTGACAACATCTCAGTCCTGGAGAACCTGATCGAGCTGCATTCCGACAACTTGAAGGCGCTGGTTGACAAGACACCACGAAACTCTACCCATAGAAatgacatcaccaacaaaaagGTAATCAAGACCAAGGACGGCGAATTCAAGGTCAACGATGACTTCATCTTCGAGACTCTCAAGGTCGCCGACGAGTTGGATCTGGATGAGTACGAGGCTGGAAGGATTATTCTGGATTGccaggacgaggacgactcGGAAATACAATCACGCCCGCTATGGGAATGCGGTCTCATCCGCTTCCACCAAGAACGAAAATACCTACTCGACTGCATGCGGCTCTGCATCGAATTAGCAAACGACGAGGAAATGGACGACAATTTGAAGGATGCCTTTGGGAAAATTCTGGAGGAAAAGATCTTCGTCAAGGGCTCAAGCAAAAAGATTGTCGCGAGATGTATGGAGGCTATGCAAACCATCAAGGCCATGTTGCAGAGCATCAACGAGAGGGTGGCGTCCCGGTACATGCTAGAACAAGCCAGTCTCGCCCGGCCCCCAGAGGCTGCCGACACGATTGAGTTCTCCCGCATGAGCCTCGTGGAGCAGCATGAGTGTCTTGCCATGATACTGCACGCTGCCGTGGAAAAGCAGTACGCCGATATCAACGACTTCAAGCAGTTTTTGGGGACGCTAAAGAAGATCGATAAGTACGATCAATTTCTCG TTCATCTGTTCCCTGTTTTGGCCGCCTACATCAACGTGTTTGGCTCACCAGATGGCATGTGTGACTTCCAGCAGTCTCGCCAGTTGGACCAAGAGATCTTGAAAACTGGAGATGGTGACAGCTGGGCTATTTCGTATCTGGGAGCGGCCACGCGGGTCTGGTGGATTGCCGAGTACACTGGATACTTCCAAGTCGATAACGAATTCGATCTTGGTGGGTTGGATCTGGACGTCGAATTCGACAAGAGAACAAAGGCATTTACAGAGGCCCTCAAGGAGGGGGCATTCGATTTTATCCTTTCTGTGGCGGCCGATTGCAAGACGGAGGAGTGGCAAGATCCATCACGCATGGGAATGCGGCAGTGGTTGCAACGGAAgtcacctcctctccaaggTGATTTCTACTACTTCAGCCATTTCCTCCAGCTCAGCCTGATGGCCCACCTGGAGGTGTTTATCGACTCTGTCATTACAAACCTACCCGAGCTCGTCAGGACACTAAAaacagaggaggatgagcagcGCCAGCTGAGCCAAACCCACGAGCAAgacctcgacctcgagcGGTTCGTGGTCATCATCTCGTATGCGTACGAGGACAGGCCAGATGCCGCCATGACCTTCTTCGAGGACCCAGATAGTGCTCTGTATGGTTTCCTACAATGGGCGTCCACAAAAGCATCAACGCCCCTGGTTAGTGCGTTTTGCGAGATGCTACAGGCTCTGGCCTGCAACGAGGAGACTGCAACGGCTGCTCATACATTTTTGCTCGACGAGGGGCACCAGTCTTCTGGCAAAATGAGGCGATCCCAATCGCTGACCTGGAACCAAATCTTTAGGGAATTAGAGTTCTTTGCCAAGAAACTGAGCGAGAGGCCCAACCCAGCGCAAATGCAGATCCAGCGTCCAGGCAAACCGGGCACCGATCAGGGAGAGGCCGAGCCTGAATCGGCCATGATGCTGGAGTGTTATGTTCGGTTGATTGGCAAGCTCACAGCGGAGAGCAGCACCTGCAGAACCAGGTTGGCAACGACACAGGAACTCATGTTTCCCGAGATTCTGTTCAGGTTGGCAAATGCGAACGTCACTCCCCGGCTTCGCGCCGCTGTCTTTTACAGCTTAAGATCACTGTTGGTCATGAAGTCGGTTTCTGAAAGTAACATAATATGGACTCTTGTGGACAACTTCACCATGGGAGCTCTGGACCCCAACAACCCGGCGACTGTTCAACAACAGCGAAGTCCTACATATCAGTCGACGTACGAAGAACTGCAGGAACGCGCTTTCAACGATTTATCCACTGGCTTTGAAGAGCCAAACGCATTCATCCAGCTTCTTACGTCGTTGGTCACGCCCTACACAGTCTCCGACGGGCTCAACGACACCTTGCCGTTCCCCGAGTTTCTCGGTGTGAACAAGCGAAGACCCGGGATAGAGATCTATGTTGACTTTGTGTTCTTGATGTTCACCATGAAGCCGAGGGAAATAGTAGACCAAGGCCAACTGAGAATGCTGCGTCTCTCCTGCCTAGAATTCATTCTGGCATGCTTGCAAACCTTCAACGAAGACCTGATCGTCCTGGGCAACGAGACAAACATCGAGATTGACAAGGCTGTGAAAACGACCAGTCTCGCGGTTTATGTTCGCCTTCATCCTTTTGCTCGCGTTATGGAGTGGATGTATAGCGAAAAGGCCATCACTGCCCTGATGGATACCATTCATCAGGACCAGTATGCCCTCAGCCGGGCTTCACCTCACTCGCCCTTGATCCAGAGTATCTTGCGTGGGATCCAGGTGCTAATCAAGGTTCTCGGCCTTCAGGCGACCTTTGTTCATTTGGTGCGGCCTGTGATTCAATCCGAGGCTGGGAAGCGGAGGCCGCTTACTCTGGCCAAGAGCACGTACACGTCCATTGAGGATGGAATTCTCAACCATCTGACACTGCTGGTTGATCTGGGCAAGTATTGCAACCTCGGGGTCAGCGAACTCACTCTTTCCTGTCTCAAGCTGCTAGAGAAGGTTTCAACTTCCAGCAAGCTTATTTCGGCATGGAATCCCGACACCCATCGCCCAGGACACCGGAACAAGGCCATTGTCCAGCTTGagaaggatggcgagggcgaggtcaTCGGAACATCACTTGCTGCTAGCATCAACTCGGTGATCGATCCGGCGCTCGAGACAGAGTCGGAAGAATACCTGATCAAACTCTTCATTCTCGACTTTTTATACGAGACCCTCAGGGCATCGCCCGACCAGCCCACGATTGCGCATTTGCTTCTTGGTTTCAACTGCGAGCTGCGGGGGTTGAGCGTTGCGCCCAACGGGGTGTTTGACAACCAGAGATCTCTCTTCCACAGCCTGTTGGGTGTGGTCATCGAACTGGTGGTGAATGAGGGTGATCGAGGAATGCGCGGATACTTGATTACGCTCAAGTACAAGATTCTCCGCATCTTCCAGCTGCTGTGGAAGTCGCCGCTTTCGTCGACTTTGGTGATGGAAGAGTTGAGGTCAACCAACTTTCTGTTCCACATGCTTCTGAGAGAGTCACAAATCGTGCCGGGGCTGCCGTGGAACAATATGACGCTGGATGACAATTCGTTCCTCCTGTCGACGGCGTCGGTTGCGTATATCGACTACCTCGGTTCGAGGGCCATTGTCTTTGAGTATATTGCCAAGGAGCTGTGCAGCGTTTCGCAGAACAGGATACCGTCGATTAAGCGTCAGATTTTTGATGCTCTCAATGGGCAGATCACGCTGGAGAACCAGGAGACGTTGGCGGCGCACAATATTTTTGACTTTTTTGATTTCATGAATGTTGATATCTCGTGGGAGGTTGCGCCGCCGCAGTTTCATTTCTACCATGAGCTCGACCTGAGCCCGTGTGTGATCGACgctgggggggcggggatcCAGTACAATCTCTCCAGAGTGAAGGAGTGCATTCAGCTCAAGCGTAGCGAGTACCGGGACACGCTGGCCATGGTGCCTCAGGAGGGCATGGATGAGATCCAAGCGGAGGAGCAGGTGTTGCTGGAGTATCTCCTGTTCAACAACCGCCGGGTTTTGGTTCGGGCTGTCAGGCTcgagctgctgaagaagtgGTCGGATCTGTTGCTGGTCATGTTCGAGGCCAATGAGTTCAGGGGCACGGTCAAGACGACGTTCTTGCTGCAGGCGCTGCAGGCTATTCTGCCGACGTTGGAGTCGTTGAACACGGACAGTCCTCCCGAGGCGTTTGAGCTGGCAAAGGTGGCCAAGATCCTTCTTTACAAGCTTGACTTTTCGGATAATACCGGCGGTGCGCCTGGGTCGGAGACGGATAAGATTGCCATGGGGAATCTGGTCAGCGAGAAGCTGTTTCAGCTTTTCCAGGTATGTCTAGCGTCCATTGTCAAATGGAACCAGTTTGCCGAGCTGCGCGGGTTATACTACAGTATCTGTTACCGCTACCTTactggggtggtggacaacGACGGCGGCGACACGCGCAGCTCGAGCCTCCTCACGGCGAGGATCAGAACCCACAAGGCCATCCAGAACCACGGGGAGAAGCTCCTTCACGTCATCTGCGATGATGCTTATGGGTCTGACACGCTCTGCCAGACCGCTGCCATGGTCCTTTTATCAGCTCTAGTCCACATATCCCGCTCCTCGCcgcaaaccaacccaacatccATTTCCGTCATTGAGTCCCTCAACAGGCTCAACTTCATCGGCGTCTTGGTCGACTCGCTGAAAACAATCCTGCGAGAATGGCTCGCGATTatcaaccccccttctcctctccccgcCTCAACAGCAGAAGCGACGGAGCAGTACCTCACCGCCAAActctgcttcctcctccagctcgcccagACAAAAACAGGGGCGATGTAcatcctccaagccaacCTCTTCCGCGCGTTGGAAATCTCGGGGGTGTTTGCCGCCGACCCAGAGCTGGAGATCAACCCGTCCAACACTGTCGCGTTGGAAAAACACTACTTTTTGCTTGTGTCGCTGGCTAGGATTATTACTG